From Paenibacillus physcomitrellae, the proteins below share one genomic window:
- a CDS encoding glycosyltransferase family 4 protein, with product MKLLQALFFPPEQPGGVSSMIPYLQERFTPPRWEMDLFSIPKRVRMKGSGEVAFQTFDWKEYASSPIVQKYVQTYLDYVWWTKLRIDKSYDVIHSHHPIVGMAMKDVFPDVPVIQTVHSSYERELILNGRIQENGLEHRFLVSLYRELEQRTDRLLTVSHSFRNYLAPYVDRPQDITVIPNGYDEKRFKPVAHENEVAQLVTVCRLVPAKGLDILLRACAELKQKGLPFVLHLIGDGPSRTELENMAQSLGIYEETIFYGYTLHPEEFMPFFDIFVLPSRAEAFGSVFAEAALCCLALVGSEVGGIPEQIENGVNGLLVPPEDPASLALALEQLINDPDYRYTLARAASERAKSKYSLNRAVHELKKMYLEVKPG from the coding sequence TTGAAGCTGCTGCAAGCCTTGTTTTTTCCCCCGGAGCAACCGGGCGGTGTCTCCTCGATGATTCCTTATCTGCAGGAGCGTTTTACGCCTCCTCGATGGGAGATGGATTTGTTCTCCATTCCGAAACGCGTCCGCATGAAGGGCAGCGGGGAGGTTGCGTTTCAAACCTTCGACTGGAAGGAATACGCTTCGAGTCCGATTGTGCAGAAATATGTCCAGACCTATTTGGATTATGTGTGGTGGACCAAGCTGCGGATCGATAAATCATACGATGTCATTCATTCCCATCATCCGATTGTCGGTATGGCGATGAAAGACGTATTTCCAGATGTTCCCGTCATCCAGACCGTACACTCCAGTTATGAGCGGGAGCTGATCCTGAACGGACGGATTCAGGAGAACGGTCTCGAACATCGTTTTCTTGTCTCCCTTTACCGGGAACTGGAGCAACGCACAGACCGCCTCTTGACGGTGTCCCATTCTTTCCGCAATTATTTGGCTCCATATGTCGATAGACCTCAGGACATTACCGTAATTCCAAACGGTTATGATGAGAAGCGCTTTAAACCGGTAGCCCACGAAAATGAAGTGGCCCAGCTCGTCACCGTCTGCCGCCTTGTTCCGGCAAAAGGACTGGATATTTTGCTTCGCGCCTGCGCCGAATTGAAACAGAAAGGCCTTCCTTTTGTGCTGCATCTCATAGGGGATGGTCCGAGCCGGACAGAGTTAGAGAATATGGCCCAATCGCTGGGGATTTATGAGGAAACGATCTTCTATGGATACACGCTGCATCCGGAGGAGTTTATGCCTTTCTTTGATATCTTTGTTCTGCCATCCCGTGCAGAGGCCTTCGGCTCGGTATTTGCGGAAGCGGCATTGTGCTGTCTGGCGCTGGTGGGCAGTGAAGTCGGCGGCATTCCGGAGCAAATTGAGAATGGAGTCAACGGACTGCTGGTTCCTCCGGAGGATCCTGCCTCTTTGGCGCTTGCGCTGGAACAGCTGATCAATGATCCGGATTACCGCTACACTTTGGCCAGAGCTGCTTCCGAGCGGGCCAAATCCAAATATTCGCTTAACCGGGCCGTGCATGAACTGAAGAAGATGTATCTGGAAGTTAAGCCAGGCTAA